In Opitutus sp. ER46, the following are encoded in one genomic region:
- a CDS encoding 5'-3' exonuclease H3TH domain-containing protein: protein MSKWLLVDGFNLAYRCFHALPELTSSRGFPTGALHGWVKSLWKLIDQEHPHATLVFFDLGESEDRVALHAAYKAQRKPMPDALRQQIDPIKALTRAMGLAGIEQQGVESDDLLASEAVALARDGHDVVIVSSDKDFAQIVDDRIRIMLPPPSANPKLGWRLLDAAGVQEKFGVPPAQIAHYLALVGDTSDNIPGLDGVGPKTAAKWLAECGGSVECVVAKAGELKPERFREAVATNAERLRLNLRLTTLNLALPRVAPEWRTPNPPELFRLMDEYEMRSTGVEARRRYAGGAVASMPVPGIGGAHAAASSPTASVAGLAPAPRPAAQKAEQGELF from the coding sequence ATGTCCAAATGGCTCCTCGTCGACGGGTTCAACCTCGCCTACCGCTGCTTCCACGCGCTGCCGGAGCTCACTTCGTCCCGCGGCTTTCCCACCGGGGCCCTGCACGGCTGGGTGAAGTCGCTGTGGAAGCTCATCGACCAGGAGCATCCCCATGCGACGCTCGTGTTCTTCGACCTCGGTGAATCGGAGGACCGGGTGGCGCTTCACGCGGCGTACAAGGCGCAACGCAAGCCGATGCCCGATGCCCTGCGGCAGCAGATCGACCCGATCAAGGCGTTGACCCGCGCCATGGGCCTCGCCGGCATCGAGCAACAGGGCGTCGAGAGCGACGATCTGCTCGCATCGGAGGCCGTCGCCCTCGCGCGCGACGGGCACGACGTCGTGATCGTCAGCAGCGACAAGGATTTTGCCCAGATCGTCGATGACCGCATCCGGATCATGCTGCCGCCGCCGTCCGCCAATCCGAAGCTCGGCTGGCGCCTGCTCGATGCGGCCGGCGTGCAGGAAAAGTTTGGCGTGCCGCCCGCGCAGATCGCGCACTACCTGGCGTTGGTGGGCGACACCTCCGACAATATCCCGGGCCTCGACGGGGTCGGCCCGAAGACTGCCGCCAAGTGGCTGGCCGAATGCGGCGGCAGCGTGGAGTGCGTCGTCGCGAAAGCAGGCGAACTCAAGCCCGAGCGGTTCCGCGAGGCGGTCGCGACCAACGCCGAGCGGCTGCGGCTCAACCTGCGGCTCACCACCCTCAACCTGGCCCTGCCGCGCGTCGCCCCCGAGTGGCGCACGCCCAATCCGCCCGAGCTCTTCCGCTTGATGGACGAGTATGAGATGCGCTCCACCGGCGTGGAGGCACGCCGTCGGTACGCGGGCGGGGCCGTCGCTTCGATGCCGGTGCCGGGAATCGGCGGGGCGCATGCTGCTGCGTCATCGCCCACCGCCTCCGTGGCCGGGCTCGCTCCCGCACCGCGGCCCGCGGCGCAAAAGGCGGAGCAGGGGGAGTTGTTCTGA
- a CDS encoding response regulator transcription factor has product MPNPPPARIEAKPLIVIVEDEAELASLVALHLEREGMHTQICNRAVHALNFLRRNFANLVLLDINLPDQSGFSLLEELKAADVTVPIIFLTGNVEETMKVRGLESGGDDYITKPFSYAELTARIRAVLRRTEAKADLNVTKNVRLTDEPFDFCGAHVTPERLEISFPDGATQKLGRKELGILAYLNSHPGQVITRKALIHSVWGIHADVRSRSLDQYVVKVRDLFSAHGLNLDAFRTVHGIGYIFDPSGVSTEGRS; this is encoded by the coding sequence ATGCCCAACCCTCCTCCTGCCCGCATTGAGGCAAAGCCGCTCATCGTGATCGTCGAGGACGAAGCCGAGCTCGCATCGCTTGTCGCGCTCCACCTCGAACGAGAGGGCATGCACACCCAGATCTGCAATCGCGCGGTCCACGCCCTGAATTTCCTCCGGCGCAATTTTGCGAACTTGGTATTGCTGGACATCAACCTTCCCGACCAATCGGGCTTCTCGCTGCTGGAGGAACTGAAGGCGGCCGACGTGACCGTCCCGATCATTTTTCTGACCGGCAATGTCGAGGAGACGATGAAGGTCCGCGGCCTCGAGAGTGGCGGCGACGACTACATCACGAAGCCGTTCAGCTACGCCGAACTGACGGCCCGGATCCGCGCCGTGCTGCGCCGGACCGAGGCCAAGGCGGATCTCAACGTCACGAAGAACGTCCGGCTGACCGACGAGCCCTTTGATTTCTGCGGCGCGCACGTCACGCCCGAGCGGCTCGAGATCAGCTTCCCCGACGGCGCGACCCAGAAGCTGGGCCGCAAGGAACTCGGCATCCTCGCCTACCTTAATTCTCATCCCGGCCAGGTGATCACGCGCAAGGCGTTGATCCATTCCGTGTGGGGCATCCACGCCGACGTGCGCAGCCGCTCGCTTGACCAATACGTGGTCAAGGTGCGCGACTTGTTCAGCGCGCACGGTCTCAATCTGGACGCGTTCCGAACGGTCCACGGGATCGGTTACATTTTCGACCCGTCCGGCGTCTCGACCGAGGGCCGCTCGTAG
- the hisG gene encoding ATP phosphoribosyltransferase: protein MLGLPKGSLEESTKNLFAKAGWKITTSSRSYRPSIDDPELDGRFIRAQEVSRYVEHGFFDCGLTGQDWIQENESDVVDVCDLIYSKVSTQKSRWVLCVPEASSVKSAADLAGKRIATELVQTTKRYFESKGVKVNVEFSWGATEVKVPDLVDAIVDITETGSSLRANKLRIVDTLLETNTKLIANKASWANPAKRAKIETIALLLQGALEAESKVGLKMNAPTKSLDAIIKAVPSLRNPTVSPLANEGWVALETIIDERVVREIIPQLKALGAEGIVEYPLNKVVY, encoded by the coding sequence ATGCTCGGGCTGCCGAAGGGCAGCCTTGAGGAATCCACCAAGAACCTGTTCGCCAAGGCGGGTTGGAAGATCACCACCAGCTCGCGGAGCTATCGGCCGTCGATCGACGATCCGGAGCTCGACGGACGTTTCATCCGCGCCCAGGAGGTCAGCCGTTATGTGGAGCATGGGTTCTTCGACTGCGGGCTCACCGGCCAGGACTGGATCCAGGAAAATGAGTCCGACGTCGTCGACGTGTGCGACCTGATCTACAGCAAAGTCTCCACGCAGAAGTCGCGCTGGGTGCTCTGCGTCCCCGAGGCATCGTCGGTCAAGTCGGCCGCCGACCTCGCGGGCAAGCGCATCGCCACCGAGCTGGTCCAGACGACCAAGCGCTATTTCGAGTCGAAGGGCGTGAAGGTGAACGTCGAGTTCTCCTGGGGCGCCACCGAGGTCAAGGTGCCCGACCTGGTCGATGCGATCGTCGACATCACCGAGACCGGCAGTTCGCTTCGGGCGAACAAGCTGCGGATCGTCGACACGCTCCTCGAGACCAACACCAAGCTCATCGCCAACAAGGCGAGCTGGGCCAATCCCGCCAAGCGGGCGAAGATCGAGACGATCGCGCTGCTCCTGCAGGGCGCGCTCGAAGCCGAGTCCAAGGTCGGCCTCAAGATGAACGCGCCGACGAAGTCGCTCGACGCGATCATCAAGGCCGTGCCGTCGCTGCGCAATCCGACCGTCTCGCCGCTGGCGAACGAGGGCTGGGTCGCGTTGGAGACAATCATCGACGAGCGCGTGGTCCGTGAGATCATCCCGCAGCTCAAGGCGCTCGGCGCCGAAGGCATCGTCGAGTATCCGCTGAACAAGGTCGTATACTGA
- a CDS encoding oligogalacturonate lyase family protein, protein MIKPALLCVLALTAPVLDAAGARGGKGVRYPAEQKTFLAEESGWEVIQVTTDPADDSGLYFTSHSFVPEDHGLVFTSRRTGAWNLYYLDLRTFAFVQLTDGKAIAGTGADVCAATREVFYRDGNLVKAVSLTTLKERTITTVPEGYSVGAAVSVTDAGDTVAFSISEKIHVATKTDVIYSDMNERFTKRPWSAVMIGRADGTGWHERARQKKWISHVIMSPTNPDLTLYCHEGRWDQVEQRMWLVSAAGNRPLRPEETPALSIGHEYWFPDGIHVGYQATYPKKAKMIGVADTRDGSYREYPTEFFDGHTQVSHDGRWFVGDGKESAPYLNLYHLVEGKLTGRHVFRHGSLFSQQHWHPHPAFSPDDRYVLFTSSRAGNGDVYLLRVKK, encoded by the coding sequence ATGATCAAGCCAGCGCTGTTGTGTGTGCTCGCCCTCACCGCTCCCGTGCTCGACGCAGCCGGAGCGCGGGGAGGGAAGGGAGTCCGTTATCCGGCGGAGCAGAAGACATTCCTCGCCGAGGAGTCCGGTTGGGAAGTCATCCAGGTGACAACCGATCCTGCCGACGACAGCGGCCTGTACTTCACGAGCCACAGCTTCGTACCGGAAGACCACGGCCTCGTGTTCACGTCGCGCCGCACCGGCGCCTGGAATCTCTACTACCTCGACCTGCGGACATTCGCGTTCGTGCAGCTGACCGACGGGAAGGCGATCGCCGGCACGGGGGCTGATGTCTGCGCGGCCACCCGGGAAGTCTTCTACCGCGACGGCAACCTCGTGAAGGCGGTGAGCCTCACCACGCTCAAGGAGCGCACGATCACGACCGTTCCCGAAGGCTACAGCGTCGGCGCGGCGGTGTCGGTCACGGACGCCGGCGACACAGTCGCGTTTTCGATCAGCGAGAAGATCCACGTGGCTACGAAGACGGACGTGATCTATTCCGACATGAACGAGCGCTTCACCAAGCGACCGTGGAGCGCGGTGATGATTGGTCGCGCGGATGGGACCGGGTGGCACGAACGGGCGCGGCAGAAGAAGTGGATCAGCCACGTCATCATGAGCCCGACCAATCCGGACCTGACGCTCTACTGCCACGAGGGCCGCTGGGATCAGGTCGAGCAGCGGATGTGGCTCGTCAGCGCCGCCGGCAATCGGCCGTTGCGCCCGGAGGAAACGCCGGCGCTGAGTATCGGCCACGAGTATTGGTTTCCCGACGGCATCCACGTTGGCTACCAGGCCACGTACCCCAAAAAGGCCAAGATGATCGGCGTCGCGGATACCCGGGATGGCTCGTATCGCGAATACCCGACGGAGTTTTTCGACGGCCACACGCAGGTGAGCCATGACGGGCGCTGGTTCGTCGGGGATGGCAAGGAGAGTGCGCCGTACCTGAACCTTTACCACTTGGTGGAGGGCAAGCTGACCGGCCGGCACGTCTTCCGCCATGGCAGCTTGTTTTCCCAGCAGCATTGGCACCCGCATCCGGCGTTCTCTCCCGACGACCGGTACGTGCTGTTTACGAGTAGCCGCGCGGGCAATGGCGACGTGTACCTGCTTCGCGTGAAGAAGTAG
- a CDS encoding carbon-nitrogen hydrolase: MSTVTLGLLQHACSADPAANLKKTLALAERAVKRGANLICTQELFRSQYFCQAEKHEYFGLAEPIPGPSTKAFQSFARKHGVVVVASLFEKRAAGLYHNTAVIIDADGKLLGVYRKMHIPDDPLYYEKFYFTPGDTGFRAWDTKFGRIGVLVCWDQWYPEAARLTAMQGAEILFYPTAIGWHPGEKQEHGANQHGAWETIQRSHAVANGCYVAAVNRIGVERPEGGDGIEFWGQSFVAGTSGQILAKASVDQEEILVVPLELGQVDTTRTHWPFLRDRRIDAYENLTRRFID, encoded by the coding sequence ATGAGCACCGTCACCCTTGGCCTCCTGCAGCACGCCTGTTCCGCCGATCCGGCCGCGAACTTGAAAAAGACGCTCGCGCTGGCGGAGCGCGCCGTGAAGCGCGGTGCGAACCTCATCTGCACCCAGGAGCTGTTCCGGTCGCAGTACTTCTGCCAGGCAGAGAAGCACGAGTACTTCGGCCTCGCCGAGCCGATCCCTGGCCCGAGTACCAAGGCCTTCCAGAGTTTCGCCCGCAAACACGGCGTGGTTGTTGTGGCGTCGCTGTTCGAGAAACGCGCCGCCGGGCTGTACCACAACACCGCGGTGATCATCGACGCCGATGGCAAGCTGCTCGGCGTGTACCGCAAGATGCACATCCCGGACGATCCACTCTACTACGAGAAGTTCTACTTCACGCCGGGCGACACCGGGTTTCGCGCGTGGGACACCAAGTTCGGCCGCATCGGCGTGCTCGTGTGCTGGGACCAGTGGTACCCGGAGGCCGCGCGCCTCACTGCCATGCAGGGGGCCGAGATCTTGTTTTATCCCACTGCGATCGGCTGGCACCCGGGCGAGAAGCAGGAACACGGCGCCAATCAGCACGGCGCCTGGGAGACGATCCAACGCAGCCATGCCGTGGCCAACGGCTGCTATGTCGCGGCGGTTAACCGGATCGGCGTCGAGCGTCCGGAAGGGGGCGACGGCATTGAGTTCTGGGGCCAGAGCTTTGTCGCGGGTACCAGCGGGCAGATCCTGGCCAAGGCCAGCGTCGACCAAGAGGAGATCCTCGTGGTGCCCCTCGAACTCGGCCAGGTCGACACCACGCGCACCCACTGGCCCTTCCTGCGTGATCGCCGGATCGACGCGTACGAGAATCTCACCCGCCGCTTCATCGACTGA
- a CDS encoding agmatine deiminase family protein has translation MPAEWEPQAAVWLSWPHKRSTWPGQFRPVPYAFAKYVAAISRFEPVRINAATALQPRARRLCAAAGADLARVTFYNHPTDDAWCRDHGPIFVKHDRTGEVAITDWQFNAWGGKYGPVDRDNAIPPRIAARLKVRRFATDFVLEGGSIDVNGRGLVLTSEQCLLNPNRNPGRSRAEIEQTLRDWLGVSDVIWLGEGIVGDDTDGHIDDMTRFFRADGVITCVEASSRDANHAPLAENLARLKRYRTPEGRKLTIVPLPMPGRVAFQGQRVPASYANFLIVNGAVLVPTFRQRRRDTEACAIIGQCFPDREVVPVDCFDLIWGLGTLHCLSQQQPA, from the coding sequence ATGCCCGCCGAATGGGAGCCGCAGGCGGCGGTTTGGCTCTCCTGGCCACACAAGCGCTCCACCTGGCCTGGCCAGTTCCGCCCCGTGCCGTATGCGTTCGCCAAGTACGTCGCGGCGATCAGCCGCTTTGAGCCGGTGCGGATCAATGCCGCGACGGCGCTGCAGCCGCGGGCGCGGCGGTTGTGCGCCGCCGCCGGCGCCGACCTGGCCCGGGTCACCTTCTACAACCACCCGACGGACGACGCCTGGTGCCGGGATCACGGACCGATCTTCGTAAAGCACGACCGCACGGGCGAGGTCGCCATCACCGACTGGCAGTTCAACGCGTGGGGCGGCAAGTACGGCCCCGTCGACCGCGACAATGCGATCCCGCCGCGTATCGCCGCGCGCCTGAAAGTCCGCCGTTTCGCGACGGACTTTGTCCTTGAGGGCGGCTCGATCGACGTGAACGGCCGCGGCCTGGTGCTCACAAGCGAACAGTGCCTGCTCAACCCGAATCGCAATCCCGGCCGCTCACGTGCCGAGATCGAGCAGACGCTTCGCGACTGGCTCGGGGTGAGTGACGTGATCTGGCTGGGCGAGGGGATCGTCGGTGACGACACGGATGGCCACATCGACGACATGACGCGGTTCTTCCGTGCGGACGGCGTGATCACCTGCGTCGAAGCCAGCTCTCGCGACGCCAACCATGCGCCGCTGGCGGAGAACCTCGCCCGGTTGAAACGCTACCGGACGCCCGAGGGCAGGAAACTGACGATCGTGCCGTTGCCGATGCCTGGGCGTGTCGCGTTCCAAGGGCAGCGCGTACCGGCGAGCTACGCGAATTTCCTCATCGTCAACGGCGCGGTGCTCGTCCCGACGTTCCGGCAGCGTCGCCGCGACACGGAAGCGTGCGCGATCATCGGCCAGTGTTTCCCGGATCGCGAAGTCGTACCCGTGGACTGCTTCGACCTGATCTGGGGGCTCGGCACGCTGCACTGCCTATCCCAGCAGCAGCCGGCGTGA
- a CDS encoding arylamine N-acetyltransferase: protein MTQPPYTPDLDAYFARVGYAGPRAPTLAVLHALTFAHATSIPFENLDVLLDRGIDLTPATVERKLVHAGRGGYCFEQNGLLLEVLQALGFAVRPLSARVRWQRPREFTPPRTHLFLRVEIDGTSWLTDVGVGGLSLTSAIPLDDSGRELPTRHEPRRIVREGGRLFHQIRIGSDWQDVCEFTLEEMPPIDREIANWFTSRHPESHMRARLGVALATPSGRLSILNHEFTRRPTGGAPETRLIRDGAELLAMLEEYFGLSFPAGTHFGPPGSPWPR from the coding sequence ATGACCCAGCCGCCGTACACTCCCGATCTCGACGCCTACTTCGCCCGCGTGGGCTACGCCGGTCCGCGCGCGCCCACGTTGGCGGTGTTGCACGCGCTGACGTTCGCCCACGCGACCTCGATTCCCTTCGAAAATCTGGACGTGCTGCTCGATCGCGGCATCGATCTCACGCCCGCGACGGTGGAACGGAAACTGGTCCACGCCGGCCGCGGCGGCTACTGCTTCGAGCAAAACGGGCTCCTGCTCGAGGTCCTGCAGGCGCTGGGTTTCGCGGTGCGGCCGCTCAGCGCCCGCGTGCGCTGGCAAAGGCCGCGTGAGTTCACGCCTCCCCGCACGCACCTCTTCCTCCGCGTGGAGATCGACGGCACCTCGTGGCTGACGGATGTCGGCGTCGGCGGCCTTTCGCTGACGTCGGCGATCCCGCTCGACGACTCCGGCCGCGAACTGCCGACGCGGCACGAGCCACGGCGCATCGTGCGGGAGGGCGGCCGGCTGTTTCACCAGATCCGGATCGGCAGTGATTGGCAGGACGTCTGCGAGTTTACGCTGGAAGAGATGCCTCCGATCGATCGCGAGATCGCCAACTGGTTCACGAGCCGGCACCCGGAGTCGCATATGAGGGCGCGGCTGGGCGTCGCGCTGGCCACGCCCTCGGGCCGGCTCTCGATCCTGAATCACGAGTTCACGCGCCGGCCGACGGGCGGCGCGCCGGAGACGCGGTTGATCCGGGATGGCGCGGAACTGCTGGCGATGCTCGAGGAGTACTTCGGCCTGAGCTTCCCCGCCGGCACGCATTTCGGTCCGCCGGGCTCGCCGTGGCCGCGATAG
- the rpsA gene encoding 30S ribosomal protein S1, whose translation MQELLAQSSFDKLKEGAIVPGVITEIRQNEVVVDIGGKSEGVISANEFIDIGELQIGSTIEVMVEKLEDKSGAPVLSFDKAEQKKNWDNILTKFPEGSVATGRVKAKVKGGLIISIGVDAFMPASHIDIQPPKNLDQYVGQTYDFKVLKINLERKNIVLSRRELIEQQRAEKRRNLLESIQPGQIRKGVVKNITDFGAFIDLDGMDGLLHITDMSWGRISHPSEMLKQGEEVQVMIIEVNREKERVSLGLKQTTKNPWDEIDRKYPVGAKVHGKVVNLVPYGAFVEIEPGVEGLVHITEMSWTKRITKPSELLKVGQELDAVVLGIQKEEQKISLGLRQLEPNPWDMVRHNYPIGARVRGKVRNMTTYGAFIELEEGIDGMVHVSDMSWTRKVNHPSEMLKKGDEVDAIVLDVDPQQQRISLGMKQLATDPWSDIDSFFKIGDVVKGTVTKITSFGAFVELKDGIDGLVHISQISEERIDKVKDVLKPGQEVTARVIKIDREERRLGLSIKAANYSTEQLAAETSAYEALNRSASNDMMNLGDILDEASKKE comes from the coding sequence ATGCAAGAGCTGCTCGCTCAGTCGTCCTTCGACAAGCTGAAGGAAGGCGCGATTGTCCCGGGCGTTATCACCGAAATCCGCCAGAACGAAGTCGTCGTCGATATTGGCGGCAAATCGGAAGGTGTTATCTCCGCCAACGAGTTCATCGACATTGGCGAACTGCAGATCGGTTCCACCATCGAAGTGATGGTCGAGAAGCTCGAGGACAAGAGCGGCGCCCCCGTTCTCTCCTTCGACAAGGCCGAGCAGAAGAAGAACTGGGACAACATCCTCACCAAGTTTCCCGAAGGCTCCGTGGCCACTGGCCGCGTGAAGGCCAAGGTCAAGGGCGGCCTCATCATCTCCATCGGCGTCGATGCCTTCATGCCGGCGTCGCACATCGATATCCAGCCGCCCAAGAACCTCGATCAGTACGTGGGCCAGACCTACGACTTCAAGGTCCTCAAGATTAACCTCGAGCGGAAGAACATCGTTCTCTCCCGCCGCGAGCTCATCGAACAGCAGCGCGCCGAGAAGCGCCGCAACCTGCTCGAGTCGATCCAGCCGGGCCAGATCCGCAAGGGCGTCGTCAAGAACATCACCGACTTCGGCGCGTTCATCGACCTCGACGGCATGGACGGCCTGCTGCACATCACCGACATGAGCTGGGGCCGCATCTCTCACCCGAGCGAAATGCTCAAGCAGGGTGAGGAGGTCCAGGTCATGATCATCGAGGTCAACCGTGAGAAGGAGCGCGTCTCCCTCGGCCTCAAGCAGACCACCAAGAATCCGTGGGACGAAATCGACCGCAAGTACCCGGTCGGCGCCAAGGTTCACGGCAAGGTCGTCAACCTCGTCCCCTACGGCGCGTTCGTCGAGATCGAGCCGGGCGTCGAGGGCCTTGTCCACATCACCGAGATGTCCTGGACCAAGCGCATCACCAAGCCCTCCGAACTGCTCAAGGTCGGTCAGGAGCTCGATGCGGTCGTCCTCGGCATCCAGAAGGAAGAGCAGAAGATCTCCCTCGGCCTGCGTCAGCTGGAGCCGAATCCGTGGGACATGGTCCGCCACAACTACCCGATCGGCGCTCGTGTTCGCGGCAAGGTCCGCAACATGACGACCTACGGTGCCTTCATCGAACTCGAAGAGGGTATCGACGGCATGGTGCACGTCTCCGACATGAGCTGGACCCGCAAGGTGAACCACCCGTCGGAAATGCTGAAGAAGGGCGACGAGGTCGACGCGATCGTCCTCGACGTCGATCCGCAGCAGCAGCGCATCAGCCTCGGCATGAAGCAGCTCGCGACCGACCCGTGGTCGGACATCGACAGCTTCTTCAAGATCGGCGACGTCGTGAAGGGCACGGTCACCAAGATCACCTCGTTCGGCGCCTTCGTGGAGCTGAAGGACGGGATCGACGGTCTCGTGCACATCTCGCAGATCAGCGAGGAGCGCATCGACAAGGTGAAGGACGTGCTCAAGCCCGGTCAGGAAGTGACCGCGCGCGTGATCAAGATCGATCGCGAAGAGCGCCGCCTCGGCCTGTCGATCAAGGCCGCGAACTACTCCACGGAGCAGCTTGCCGCCGAGACCTCGGCCTACGAGGCGCTCAACCGCAGCGCGAGCAACGACATGATGAACCTCGGCGACATCCTCGACGAGGCCTCGAAGAAGGAGTAA
- the tkt gene encoding transketolase, whose product MTLQTHLLAKAANQARGLAIDAVHACSSGHLGLPLGCADIGAVLFGHALSHNPERPRWINRDRFILSAGHGSMFLYSWLHLSGYDLPLEEVKKFRVLHSKAPGHPEFHETPGVECTSGPLGQGIGNAVGMALAGQMAAARFNTAEHPIFDYHVVCLAGDGCMQEGVAMEAVAFAGHQKLDNLILIYDSNAVTLDAMADKTQSENTALRFKAIGWDVQTVDGHDMAAFLKAFNRAKKTKSGKPQLIIAKTIIGKGIAEVQGTSKGHGEGGAKFADAARASLELPADQHFFVSDDVRAYFAQHKATLVRRCNKWSKTYKAWRDANPDKAALLDSASPENAPKAGALLEKIPLFPADAKLATRAAGRDVLQPLAAQLPLLIGGSADLYGSTLNYIAADKDFDPTNRAGRNIRFGIREHGMAAIANGIAYDGLFRPSIATFLVFADYSRPSMRLAALSKLPVVYVYTHDSVGVGEDGPTHQPVETVSGLRVIPNLDVIRPADPEETAGAFAAALERADGPTLLALTRQALPTLNDIPAQTRREGVLKGAYIAVKETAALERILIATGSEVQYAVAAAKTLGAGTRVVSMPSTERFDRQSAEYRESILPASCRKRVAIEAGVTGLWYKYVGLDGKVVGIDRFGLSAPAPIAFKELGLTTEALVAAAQSL is encoded by the coding sequence ATGACGCTCCAAACACACCTCCTCGCCAAGGCTGCGAACCAGGCCCGCGGTCTCGCGATCGACGCCGTTCACGCCTGCTCGTCCGGTCACCTCGGCCTTCCCCTCGGCTGTGCGGACATCGGCGCCGTGCTCTTCGGCCACGCCCTCTCGCATAACCCCGAGCGTCCGCGCTGGATCAATCGCGACCGCTTCATCCTCTCCGCCGGCCACGGCTCGATGTTCCTCTACAGCTGGCTGCATCTCAGCGGGTACGATCTGCCGCTCGAAGAGGTGAAGAAGTTCCGCGTCCTGCACAGCAAGGCGCCCGGCCATCCTGAGTTCCACGAGACGCCCGGCGTCGAGTGTACCAGCGGTCCGCTCGGCCAGGGCATCGGCAACGCCGTCGGCATGGCTCTCGCCGGCCAGATGGCCGCCGCCCGCTTCAACACCGCGGAGCACCCGATCTTCGACTACCACGTCGTCTGCCTCGCCGGTGACGGCTGCATGCAGGAAGGCGTCGCCATGGAGGCCGTCGCCTTTGCCGGTCACCAGAAGCTCGATAACCTGATCCTGATTTACGATTCGAACGCCGTGACGCTCGACGCCATGGCGGACAAGACGCAGAGCGAGAACACCGCGCTCCGTTTCAAGGCGATCGGCTGGGATGTCCAGACCGTCGACGGCCACGACATGGCCGCATTCCTGAAGGCGTTCAACCGCGCCAAGAAGACCAAGAGCGGCAAGCCGCAGCTCATCATCGCCAAGACGATCATCGGCAAGGGCATCGCCGAGGTGCAGGGCACCTCCAAGGGCCACGGCGAAGGCGGCGCCAAGTTCGCCGACGCCGCCCGCGCCAGCCTGGAGCTGCCCGCCGACCAGCACTTCTTCGTCAGCGACGACGTCCGCGCCTACTTCGCCCAGCACAAGGCGACGCTCGTCCGCCGCTGCAACAAGTGGTCCAAGACCTACAAGGCGTGGCGTGACGCGAACCCCGACAAGGCCGCGCTCCTCGATTCCGCTTCGCCCGAGAACGCGCCCAAGGCCGGCGCGCTGCTCGAGAAGATCCCGCTCTTCCCGGCGGATGCCAAGCTCGCGACCCGCGCCGCCGGCCGCGATGTCCTCCAGCCGCTCGCCGCGCAGCTCCCTCTGCTCATCGGCGGCAGCGCCGACCTCTACGGCTCGACGCTCAACTACATCGCGGCGGACAAGGACTTCGACCCGACCAACCGCGCCGGGCGCAACATCCGCTTCGGCATCCGCGAACACGGCATGGCCGCGATCGCCAACGGCATCGCGTACGACGGTCTCTTCCGCCCGAGCATCGCCACCTTCCTGGTCTTCGCGGATTACTCCCGTCCGTCGATGCGGCTCGCGGCGCTGTCGAAGCTGCCCGTCGTTTACGTTTACACGCATGACTCCGTCGGCGTGGGCGAGGACGGCCCGACCCACCAGCCGGTCGAAACCGTCTCCGGCCTCCGCGTCATCCCGAATCTCGACGTGATTCGTCCCGCCGATCCCGAGGAAACCGCGGGTGCCTTCGCCGCGGCTTTGGAGCGTGCCGATGGTCCGACGCTTCTCGCGCTCACCCGCCAGGCGCTGCCGACGTTGAACGATATTCCCGCGCAGACCCGCCGCGAAGGCGTGCTCAAGGGTGCCTACATTGCGGTCAAGGAAACGGCCGCTCTGGAGCGCATCCTCATCGCGACCGGTTCCGAGGTGCAGTACGCGGTCGCCGCCGCCAAGACGCTCGGCGCCGGCACCCGCGTCGTTTCAATGCCTTCGACCGAGCGTTTCGACCGCCAGTCCGCCGAGTACCGCGAGAGCATCCTCCCGGCCTCCTGCCGCAAGCGCGTCGCCATCGAGGCGGGCGTAACCGGCCTCTGGTACAAGTACGTCGGTCTCGACGGCAAGGTGGTCGGCATCGACCGCTTCGGTCTCAGCGCCCCGGCACCGATCGCGTTCAAGGAACTCGGCCTCACGACCGAAGCCCTCGTCGCCGCCGCGCAGTCGCTCTGA
- a CDS encoding MarR family transcriptional regulator translates to MPLSSIKDLPRYECLLAAAREFPDLDPSATEAFMHLLRTGDEVMKIAEEHLAKHDITKGRFGVLMALWGTRRQCNGPHSLTPAELADRSCVTRATMTGLIDTLVRDGLVTRAPHADDRRMMCVQITPRAESLLATILPEHFKRMAWLLQPLGEDERRTLVALLTKVHAQAAQRSTPTACPATDSAPQAAG, encoded by the coding sequence ATGCCTCTGAGTTCCATTAAGGACCTTCCTCGTTACGAGTGCCTCCTTGCCGCGGCACGCGAGTTTCCTGATTTGGATCCGTCGGCGACAGAGGCGTTCATGCATCTCCTCCGTACCGGCGACGAGGTCATGAAAATTGCCGAAGAGCATCTGGCAAAACATGATATAACCAAAGGCCGCTTTGGTGTTCTCATGGCCCTCTGGGGGACCCGCCGCCAATGCAACGGGCCTCATTCGCTTACGCCGGCCGAACTCGCCGATCGGTCCTGTGTCACCCGGGCCACCATGACCGGGCTCATCGACACCCTTGTTCGCGATGGTCTCGTTACGCGGGCTCCTCACGCCGATGACAGGCGAATGATGTGCGTTCAGATTACGCCCCGGGCTGAGTCGCTCCTAGCCACCATCCTTCCCGAGCATTTCAAGCGTATGGCATGGCTGTTGCAGCCGCTTGGCGAAGACGAACGCCGCACGCTCGTCGCCCTCCTGACGAAAGTGCACGCCCAAGCCGCCCAACGTTCCACCCCCACCGCCTGTCCCGCCACCGACTCCGCTCCCCAAGCCGCCGGCTGA